Sequence from the Brevundimonas sp. SGAir0440 genome:
CGGCCTCGCAGATCCAGTCCAAGTCCAAGAACGCCTGGGCGGCGTCGAACTTCGCCGGCTATGCGATGGGAACGCTGACCAGTCCGCTGCTGTCGCCGGCGCCGACCATCACGAGCGTCTCGGGCGATCTGGATGATCCCAACGTCACCGAGCGGGTCAAGAACACCAGTTTCGCCGTCGCCGATGTGCTGTCCTTCCTGGATGGACGGCTGCTGGCGACCGTTGGCCTCCGCTATCAGGAGATCGAGACAAAATCCTACACCTACGCAGACGGATCGAGCCTGTCCTCCTATTCCAGCGACGCGACGACGCCGGCCTTCGCCGTGGTCTACAAGCCCAACGACGCGATCTCGCTGTACGCCAACTATGCTGAAGCCCTGGTTCCGGGCACGACCGCACCGGCGGTGGTCAATGGCGTGACGGTGGCGAACGGCGGCGAAGTGCTGTCGCCGTTCCGCGCCGAGCAGGCCGAGATCGGCGCCAAATACGACGCCGGTTCATATGGCGGCACGCTGAGCGTCTTCCGCACGACCCTGCCCAGCGCCTTCTTCGATCCGAATACCGCTGTCTATTCGGACGGCGGCGAGCAGGAGAACAAGGGCGTCGAGCTGACCGTCTATGGCGAACCGGTCGCAGGCTTGCGTCTGATCGGGGGCGCGACATGGCTGGACGCCGAGATCAATCGGTCGCTGACCGCCGCCAATGCGAGCAAGTCGGCGATCGGCGTGCCGGACTTTCAGGCCAATCTGAACGTGGAGTGGGACGTGCCGATGGTCAGCGGCCTGACGGTCGAGGGCCGGGCGGTCCATACCGGCGCCCAGCCGGCCAATGCGACGAATACGCTGGAGCTGGAGAGCTGGACCCGGTTCGACGCCGGCGTGCGCTACGCCTTCGTAGCGGGCGACAAGCCGGTGACGCTGCGCGCGCGGGTCGAGAATGTCGCGGACGAGGATCAGTGGGTCGCCGTCGGCGGCTATCCGGGATCGAACTATCTGACGCTGGGCGCGCCGCGGACCTTGCGTCTGTCGGTCTCGACCGAGTTCTGATCCGCGTCGGCCGATGCACGCCCGGACGATCCGCGCCTGGACCTGGACGCACAAGTGGTCGAGCCTGATCTCGACCCTGTTCCTGCTGATGCTGTGCGTCACAGGACTGCCGCTGGTGTTCAGCCATGAGCTTAACGAGGCGCTGCTGCATGAGCCGTGGGCGCCGAAGAACCCGGGCCGACTGCTGACGCTGGATGAGGTGCTGGCCGCCGGTCTGGCCAAACATCCGGGCGAGGTTCCGGCCTTCATGAGCTTCGACGAAGACCGGCCGGTGGTGAACGTCACCAGCCGCGCCCCTGACGCCCCGGCCGGCAAATACAGTTTCGAGCCCATCGATCAGACCAGCGGCGAGGGCGCGCCGCTGGTCGCCGGTCATCCGGTGATGGAGTTCCTGCTTCAGCTGCACACCGACATGTTCCTGGGGCTGCCGGGAATGCTGTTTCTGGGCGCGATGGGGCTGTTGCTGGTCGTGGCCGTAGTGTCGGGCGTGGTGCTGTATGCGCCCTTCATGCGTCGGCTGCCGTTCGGGACGGTGCGGGTCAAGAAGGCGGCGCGGACGCGGTGGCTGGACTATCACAATCTGCTGGGCGTGGTGACGGCCGCCTGGGTGTTGGTGGTGGGGCTGACGGGTGTGGTGAACACTCTGGCCACGCCCATCCTGGCCTATTGGAAAGAGACGGCGCTGAAGGAGTTGACCGTCGCCTACGATGCGCCGGCGCCCGCGCAGGGGCGGGCCTCGCTGGATGCGGCGGTGGAGCGGGCCAAGGCGGCGCTGCCGGGCATGAGCCTGCAGTTCGTGGCGTTTCCGGGAACCGACTATTCGACCGACCACCACTATGCCGTCTTCTTCCACGGCGACACGCCGCTGACGACGCATATGACGACGCCGGCCCTGATCGACGCGCGGACGGGGGAACTGGCGGCGGTGGCGCCGATGCCTTGGTATGTGAAGACCCTGTCGCTGTCGCAGCCGCTGCATTTCGGCGACTATGGCGGGCTGGCGCTGAAGATCCTGTGGGCGCTCCTGGACATCGCCACCATCGTGATTTTGGGGTCCGGTCTTTATCTTTGGCTGGGCAAGGGGAGGCGGAAGGCGTGAGCCGTCGCCGTCACAACCCGAGGGATCTGAGCCTGTGGGCCATCTTCCGCGCGCCCATCTCCCTGTTCGCGCTCAGCCTGATCGGGCTGGTGGGCGCGCTGTTGCAGGATGGGGTGTGGGACTGGGCCTTTGCGGCCTTGCTGGCCACGCCGATCCTGGCGACCGGCTGGGCCGTCGTCAGATCGAGAAGCTGACGCCGCAGCCGCAGCTGGATGCGGCGTTCGGGTTCCTGACCACGAACTGGGCGCCGGCCAGTTCATCGACATAGGCGATCTCGGAGTTCTTCAGGAAGGGAACCGAGACGGGGTCGATCAAGGCGGTCTGGCCGTCGGCCTGGATGCGCAGATCGTCGTCCTCGGCCGTCTCGACCAGTTCGAACCGATACTGGAAGCCCGAGCAGCCGCCGCCGTCCACCGCGACGCGCAGCATCAGGGTCTTGCCCTCGGCCGCGCCCAGCTTGGCCAGTCGCTTGGCGGCGCTGGCGGCCAGGACGATGCCTTCCGGCGCGCGCGTGGCGACGGTGAAGGCGGGTGTGGACGGTTCTGTGGATTGGACGGTGCTCACGGCTGTCTATATGAGGCGGGCAGGGCCGTTCGCAAAGGCCCCCCGCATCAAAGCAGCCTCAAAGTTGATGACTTGAGCCACATGGACCTCGCTTCCTACGCCGAGCGCGCCGACCTGACCCAGGGCCGCCGCGTTTTCGAGCCCGCCAGCCGCACGCGCACCGCCTTTGCGCGGGACCGTGACCGCATCATCCATGCAACGGCGTTTCGGCGGCTGAAGGAGAAAACGCAGGTCTTCGTAGCGCATGAGGGCGATCACTACCGCACCCGCCTGACCCATTCTCTGGAAGTGGCGCAGATCGCCCGGTCGTTGGCCCATGCGCTGAGGCTGGACGACGACCTGGCCGAGACCATCGCCCTGGCCCACGACCTGGGCCATCCGCCCTTCGCCCACGCCGGCGAGGACGAGCTGGTGGTGCAGATGCGCGACTACGGCGGGTTCGACCACAACGTCCAGAGCTTCCGCGTCGTGACCGAGCTGGAGAACCGCTATCCGCAGTTCGACGGGCTGAACCTGAGCTGGGAGACGGTCGAGGGCGTCATCAAGCACAACGGCCCGGTATCGCACCGCCTGGACGAGCCGGCCTGGTCGGTCGTGCGCCCCTATGCGGCCGGCGGCGAGGCCGGGTGGGACCTGCGGCTGGGGACGTTCGCCTCGCTGGAGGCCCAGTGTGCGGCCATCGCCGACGACATCGCCTATAACAATCACGACGTTGACGACGGGGTGCAGGCGGGTCTGATCACCCTGCGCGATCTGGATCAGGTGCCGCTGATCGGCCCGATGTTGGCCGAGGTGCGCAGCGAATATCCCGACATCGACGATCGGATGCTGCGCATTGAGGCGGTGCGGCGGATGATCGGCGTCATGGTCGAGGACGTACTGGCCGAGACGGGGCGGCGGCTGGAGGAAGACCGGATCGTCACGACCGAGGACGTGCGGATGGCCAGGCGCACGATGGTGGATTTTTCGCACGCCATGCACGTCGATCTGGCGGTGCTGAGGAAGTTCCTGTTCGAGCGGATGTATCGCCACTACCGCGTCAACCGAACCCGCAGTCAGGCGCGGCGCGTGCTGTCGCAACTGTTCGAACTGTTCATGGCCGAGCCGGAGGTGATGCCGCCGGAGTGGGGCGAACCGGCCATGACCCCGGACAAGACGCAGCGGGCGCGCGCCGTGTGCGACTATATCGCCGGCATGACCGACCGTTACGCCATAGAAGTGCACCAGAAGCTGTTCAGCCTCGACCTCGCCCTCGATCTGTGATTCGAAACATGCACGCGGGGGCGTAGAGTGATCGTTCGGCGCGCCGATTCGCGCCGACAGACGGCGGAGCGCGACCATGTCCTTTGAAGACGACAACAAACCCGGCCGGGGCGCCTATACGCCGCCGACCGACGACGACCTGCCGTTCCGCCGCAACAGCTATGATCCGCGCAGCGGCCGCAATGTCGGTTCCGGCGGGGGCAAGGCGCCGCCCGTGACGCTGATCATCAGCGCGGTGGTCCTGCTGCTGCTGATCGTGGCGGTGATCTTCTTCTATCGGTCCGGCATGCGCGCCTCCACCGACGCGCCGCCGGCCGTTGGTCAGCCCGTCGGCGAGATGAAGACCGCCGCGCCTATCGACGCCCAGCCGATCGACCCGGCCGAGGGCGTGCGCGTCTATCGCGACGAGACCGAGACGACCGATGCGCCGGTAACCTTCACGCCGCCGCCCGAGGCGCCCCAGCCGCGTCCGGCCGCGCCGCCGACCGCCGCACCGACCGGACAGGGTCTGCCGCCCGCCAATACGGCGACGCCGGCCGCACCTGCGCCGCGTCCGACGACTCCGACTGCGCCCGTCGCTGCACC
This genomic interval carries:
- a CDS encoding SPOR domain-containing protein — its product is MSFEDDNKPGRGAYTPPTDDDLPFRRNSYDPRSGRNVGSGGGKAPPVTLIISAVVLLLLIVAVIFFYRSGMRASTDAPPAVGQPVGEMKTAAPIDAQPIDPAEGVRVYRDETETTDAPVTFTPPPEAPQPRPAAPPTAAPTGQGLPPANTATPAAPAPRPTTPTAPVAAPATKAPVAAGGSASVQIGAFSSTEIADREYAAVAGRFGAYASGAEKRVTEVTSSSGSTLYRTAFSGLSRERAVAFCNALKAAGRDCIVR
- the erpA gene encoding iron-sulfur cluster insertion protein ErpA, encoding MVLAASAAKRLAKLGAAEGKTLMLRVAVDGGGCSGFQYRFELVETAEDDDLRIQADGQTALIDPVSVPFLKNSEIAYVDELAGAQFVVRNPNAASSCGCGVSFSI
- a CDS encoding deoxyguanosinetriphosphate triphosphohydrolase; the encoded protein is MDLASYAERADLTQGRRVFEPASRTRTAFARDRDRIIHATAFRRLKEKTQVFVAHEGDHYRTRLTHSLEVAQIARSLAHALRLDDDLAETIALAHDLGHPPFAHAGEDELVVQMRDYGGFDHNVQSFRVVTELENRYPQFDGLNLSWETVEGVIKHNGPVSHRLDEPAWSVVRPYAAGGEAGWDLRLGTFASLEAQCAAIADDIAYNNHDVDDGVQAGLITLRDLDQVPLIGPMLAEVRSEYPDIDDRMLRIEAVRRMIGVMVEDVLAETGRRLEEDRIVTTEDVRMARRTMVDFSHAMHVDLAVLRKFLFERMYRHYRVNRTRSQARRVLSQLFELFMAEPEVMPPEWGEPAMTPDKTQRARAVCDYIAGMTDRYAIEVHQKLFSLDLALDL